A genomic region of Glycine max cultivar Williams 82 chromosome 15, Glycine_max_v4.0, whole genome shotgun sequence contains the following coding sequences:
- the LOC102667924 gene encoding 11-oxo-beta-amyrin 30-oxidase, which translates to MGLPPTIATCFLILVLPLVVLCLWKLLNWVWLRPKKLERALRAQGLQGNPYRLLVGDNREKFRILMNASKSQQSTSSLSDDKNVAPHIVTFNHHIVNKFGKNSFLWEGTTPKVIITDPEQIKEVFNKIQDFEKPKLSPLINLLGNGLTNLQGEKWRIHRKIIDPAFHFEKLKVMLPTFFKCCDEMVSKWEGMLSSDNKCEIDVWPFLQNLTCDIISRTAFGSSYEEGKRIFELLKEQAGLIMKLRNVYIPGWWLLPTTTHRRMKEIDTDIRASLKGIINKREKAMKAGEVLHHDLLGMLLESNRMEIHEHGNNKTVAMTSQEVIEECNAFYIAGQEATSTLLVWTMILLSRYSDWQAHAREEVLHVFGNQKPDYDGLSHLKIVTMILYEVLRLYPPAVYFNRAIKNDVELGKMSLPKGVQVSLPILLIHQDHDIWGDDATEFKPERFADGVAKATKGQVSFFPFGRGPRVCIGQNFALLEAKMVLSLLLQKFSFELSPAYAHAPTIGFTLNPKFGAHIILHKL; encoded by the exons ATGGGGCTACCACCCACTATTGCAACATGCTTTCTCATATTGGTGCTACCTCTTGTTGTGCTATGTTTGTGGAAGCTGCTAAACTGGGTGTGGTTGAGGCCAAAGAAATTGGAGCGGGCATTAAGGGCACAGGGTCTTCAGGGCAATCCCTACAGACTTTTGGTTGGAGACAATCGGGAAAAgtttaggattctcatgaatGCTTCCAAATCTCAACAATCCACGAGTTCTCTCTCAGATGATAAGAACGTAGCACCGCATATCGTGACCTTTAACCATCACATTGTCAACAAATTCG gcaaaaattcatttttatgggAAGGCACCACACCAAAAGTGATCATCACAGACCCTGAGCAAATCAAAGAAGTCTTCAACAAGATCCAAGACTTTGAGAAACCCAAGTTGAGCCCCCTTATCAATTTGTTGGGCAATGGACTTACAAATTTACAAGGCGAGAAATGGAGGATACATCGAAAGATTATCGACCCTGCTTTccattttgaaaaattgaag GTTATGTTACcaactttttttaaatgttgcGATGAGATGGTTTCGAAATGGGAAGGGATGCTATCTTCAGACAACAAATGTGAAATTGATGTATGGCCTTTCCTTCAAAATTTGACCTGTGATATTATTTCTAGAACAGCGTTTGGAAGTAGTTacgaagaaggaaaaagaatatTTGAACTTCTGAAAGAGCAAGCTGGGTTGATTATGAAATTACGAAATGTTTACATTCCAGGATGGTG GTTGCTACCGACAACTACACATAGGAGGATGAAAGAAATAGATACTGATATACGGGCGTCACTTAAAGGAATCATCAACAAACGAGAGAAAGCAATGAAGGCCGGTGAAGTCTTACACCATGATTTATTAGGCATGCTTTTGGAATCAAATCGTATGGAAATACATGAACATGGAAACAATAAGACCGTTGCAATGACTAGCCAAGAAGTAATTGAGGAATGTAATGCATTCTACATAGCAGGGCAAGAAGCTACATCGACTTTGCTGGTTTGGACAATGATATTGTTGAGTAGATATTCTGATTGGCAAGCACATGCTAGGGAGGAAGTATTGCATGTTTTTGGTAACCAAAAGCCAGATTATGATGGGTTAAGTCACCTCAAAATT GTGACCATGATTTTATATGAGGTTCTCAGACTCTACCCACCTGCAGTTTATTTCAATCGAGCTATCAAGAATGATGTTGAACTTGGAAAAATGTCCCTTCCTAAAGGAGTGCAAGTTTCCTTACCAATATTGTTGATTCACCAAGATCATGATATTTGGGGTGATGATGCTACCGAATTCAAACCAGAAAGATTTGCTGATGGAGTTGCAAAGGCAACAAAAGGCCAAGTCTCGTTTTTCCCATTTGGACGGGGTCCTAGAGTGTGCATAGGCCAAAATTTTGCTCTATTAGAAGCAAAGATGGTTTTGTCATTACTTTTACAAAAATTCTCATTCGAGCTTTCTCCTGCCTATGCACATGCTCCAACCATTGGGTTCACTCTTAATCCCAAATTTGGGGCTCATATCATTTTACACAAGCTGTAG
- the LOC121173562 gene encoding ATP-dependent RNA helicase glh-2-like — protein sequence MEFLELKQGNMTLAEYAAKFEDLVRYFPHYQGRDGESSNCVKFMNDLRPGVKQAVNYQGVRQFPLLVNMCRIWDEDSRDRAAYYRSIGPMRNKKNGPQHRGKPYSTHPKQYGNRPSNQSTVPMGFAGGSGSKPNTFPTQITCYNCGKLGHISSNCTEKGVTYFNCGKKEHIQRNCPYPKKEKNGGGLNDQTRHLKLRNPKI from the coding sequence ATGGAGTTCTTGGAGCTCAAGCAGGGAAACATGACCTTAGCTGAATATGCGGCCAAGTTTGAGGATCTAGTGAGATACTTTCCCCATTATCAAGGGAGAGATGGTGAAAGTTCCAATTGTGTAAAGTTTATGAATGACTTGCGACCTGGAGTGAAACAAGCTGTGAATTACCAAGGTGTTCGTCAGTTCCCACTTTTGGTTAACATGTGTCGGATTTGGGATGAAGACTCCCGAGACAGGGCGGCCTATTATAGGAGTATAGGTCCAATGAGGAATAAAAAGAATGGACCTCAACATCGGGGAAAACCATACTCGACTCATCCTAAGCAATATGGTAACCGCCCCAGCAATCAGAGTACTGTTCCTATGGGATTTGCGGGTGGTAGTGGTAGCAAACCCAATACTTTTCCCACTCAGATCACTTGTTACAACTGTGGTAAGCTAGGGCACATCTCCTCAAATTGCACTGAAAAGGGTGTGACCTATTTTAATTGTGGAAAAAAGGAGCATATTCAGAGAAACTGTCCTTATCCCAAGAAGGAGAAAAATGGTGGGGGCCTGAATGACCAAACTAGACATCTGAAGCTTCGAAATCCAAAGATCTAA